From the genome of Verrucomicrobiia bacterium:
GCGCAAAGTTCACACGCAGTTTTCCGGGAAACTCCTTTACTGTACTCCGCATTGCCACTCAGAAATGAAATCAGCATGAACATTATGCATTCACAGTTCCTGAACTTCAGAAAGCCCGTGGCGCACTTTTCCGCGGCTGCCGCATCATCAGTTCTCCACACCTGGACCGCATTGGGCCGCGCTGGCAAAATGGCGCTTCATTGCCTGCTTGCAACGGTCGCCAGCGGAGTTCTTGCGGCGGAAACGGCCACCCTCTCGGTTCAGTTTGACAAGCCCGGCGCGCGCATCAACAGCGCCATGTGGGGAGTTTTCTTCGAGGACATCAACTTCGGCGCGGACGGCGGTTTGTATGCCGAACTGGTGAAGAATCGTTCGTTCGAATTTCCCGATCCTTACATGGGCTGGCGAATCCTCGCGCCGCCGAACACCGTGAGCATCGATACATCGCGCCCCGCGAGTTCCGCCCAGCCCAACTTCATCCAGGTGCCAGTGGGCGCCACGCTGCTGAATGAAGGTTTTCGCGGAATCGGTGTGCGCAAGGGTGAGACGTATGTCTTTTCAGTTGATGCGCGCGCGCGCGGACGCCGGCCTGCATTGCGCATCGAGCTCATCAATACCAACGGCCATTCGCTGGGGACGGCGCGCATCCGCGGCATCGGGCGCGATTGGAAAAGGCACACTGCACAACTCCGTGCTTCCGCGACACAGCCGCACGCACGGCTCGCCGTGATCGTGGAAGGATCAGGATCCGTCGACCTCGACATGATCTCGCTCTTCCCGCGCAACACCTGGAAGAACCGCCCAGGTGGATTGCGCGCAGATATGGTGCAGATGCTCGCCGACTTGGAACCCGGATTTCTCCGATTCCCTGGCGGCTGCATTGTGGAGGGACGCTATCTCACCAATCGTTATCAATGGAAGAACACAGTCGGCCACATTGCCGAACGTGTTCCGATCATCAATCGTTGGAATGATGAATTTGCAAGACGCGGCCGTGGCGCGGCGGACTATTATCAGAGCTTCGGGCTGGGCTTCTTTGAATACTTTCAGCTTGCCGAGGATATTGGCGCAGAGCCCATGCCGATTCTGAATTGCGGCATGGCGTGCCAGTTCAACTCCAGCGAACTGGTGCCGCTCAACGAATTGGATCCTTACATTCAGGACGCGCTGGACCTGATTGAATTTGCGAACGGCCCCGCCAGCACGCGCTGGGGAGCATTGCGGGCGAAGATGGGACATCCCGAGCCGTTTCACATGAAACTGCTTGGCATTGGAAACGAGCAATGGGGGCCGCAATACATCGAGCGCTACGGCCGTTTCGCGGAAGTCTTGAAGGCGAAACATCCCGAAGTTCAACTCATCGCGGCCGCGGGTCCTGATCCCGCAGGTGAGCGCTTTAATTTCCTGTGGGGCAAGCTGCGCGAACTGAAGGCGGATATCGTGGACGAACATTTCTATCGTCCGCCGGATTGGTTCTTCAGCAATGCGTATCGATACGATGACTACGATCGCCTCGGGCCTGAAGTGTTTGCGGGTGAATACGCATCGCACACCCGGGAACGCGCGAGCAATCTCGAAGCGGCGTTGTCCGAAGCCGCCGTGATGACGGGCTTCGAGCGCAATGCTGACGTGGTGCGCATGGCGGCTTACGCGC
Proteins encoded in this window:
- a CDS encoding alpha-L-arabinofuranosidase C-terminal domain-containing protein, with amino-acid sequence MNIMHSQFLNFRKPVAHFSAAAASSVLHTWTALGRAGKMALHCLLATVASGVLAAETATLSVQFDKPGARINSAMWGVFFEDINFGADGGLYAELVKNRSFEFPDPYMGWRILAPPNTVSIDTSRPASSAQPNFIQVPVGATLLNEGFRGIGVRKGETYVFSVDARARGRRPALRIELINTNGHSLGTARIRGIGRDWKRHTAQLRASATQPHARLAVIVEGSGSVDLDMISLFPRNTWKNRPGGLRADMVQMLADLEPGFLRFPGGCIVEGRYLTNRYQWKNTVGHIAERVPIINRWNDEFARRGRGAADYYQSFGLGFFEYFQLAEDIGAEPMPILNCGMACQFNSSELVPLNELDPYIQDALDLIEFANGPASTRWGALRAKMGHPEPFHMKLLGIGNEQWGPQYIERYGRFAEVLKAKHPEVQLIAAAGPDPAGERFNFLWGKLRELKADIVDEHFYRPPDWFFSNAYRYDDYDRLGPEVFAGEYASHTRERASNLEAALSEAAVMTGFERNADVVRMAAYAPLFAHVDAWQWRPDLIYVDNLNVLATPSYHVQKLFSRNRGDMVLPIKSSTAREERFYASATRDMTTDEVILKVVNATTNAVDAMVEINGADMVATGKLTLLTSSRLTDENTFAHPEKVAPVEDKLDVFSPTFSHSFPPRSVSVLRIPARVTQQ